ATGTCGGGCAGTATGTCCAGGTAATGCTGGACGACGATCTTGTACTGCATCTCACTAAACAACTACGTACTGAGTGTCCGTAGACGTTCTGTACGTGCCGTGATGTCCCCAGGGCATGGTCAGAACTTTATATCAATCGCCGATGAACTTTCCACGACCGAAACGAAAACCCCCGCGCTTCGCGAAAAACGCGCGGAAGGGTGGGCCACCCGGCCACGCCCGTCCGTTAAATCTGTACACTAACTATGAATCCGTTCTAACATTTTGAAGGAGGTATTCTCATGGCTACTTCGGAACAAAATGAGGCCATTGGTCAATTCAAGCTACTACGGCTCGAAAAGAAAATGAAGCTGCTTAAAGCCACACATGGCCCGAGGCATTCGTCAACGATCACCGGCATTATTACGGGTTTGTCGGCTCCAATCGTCGTGATTCTCTCCGATAAATTCTTTCCACACAACTATGCATTGATGCTCCTATTGCTCTTGCTTCCCACAATTTGGTCCGTCGGTTACGAAGCCAGAAGGGCGAATTCGAGGCTTGACGCTCTTCTCCAACTCATTGGCGACGAAAATTTGGTGAATGAGAAAAACTGAGGTCAAGTGAAAGCCTACGCCGTGAAATTTGGAGAGGCAGCGTGGGCCATCCCGGTCATGCTCCGGCATAGGGATGATAGAACGGTATAGAATCATTCGACGCGGATTTCGGCGGCATTTTAGGAGGCGCTCATGACCGACAATCTGGAACAGCTTGAGAAAGATTGGCCGGAACCAAGACCCAAGCCTATTTCTGCTCAGGCTGTAGTGAAGATGCAGTTGGCAACGGCTATTTTTGCTTCGGCTGTCGCTGCACTCCTTGGGGTTGACCGGATAATCCATCCATTGCACCCAGCAGACAGGTGGGTTCTGGATGTCATTGGTCTGACTCTTGTGATCGTGCTTCCCTGGTTGAGCGCCATTGTTACTTACCGCCGAATTAAGAAAGTCGTAGCATCCGGCAGTTCACCATCGGACGTTCTGCTGTACATACGCTACCAAGGCGTCCAGATGCTCACTTCGATGTTTGGCGTGCTGCTGCTGCTCATCATGCTCATTCCCCGCGGCTAATTACATTAGCCCTCAAACCTCGCGCCCCAGACGACTGGGTGGCCTACCCCGGCATTCCCAGCCCCGGTTAGGGGCGGCGTATTATAGCCCAGCACTTCCAGTGCTGGGTAAGCTAAACAAATGGAGCCGAGTCCCGCAGGGACGACGCCAGAAGGATGCAACCTCATGGCACATTCTTTCGTGAACAACAATCTGCATTGTGTTTTCAGCACAAAAGAGCGGCAGAACCTGATCCGTCCCGAATTCGAGCAACGTTTGTGGAAACTCGTCGTCTCCGTGGCGGCCGAGCGCGGCATGAGAGTTCCGGCCATTGGCGGCATCGAAAATCATATTCACATCCTGCTTTCTGTTCCGGCGGTGTTGCCCTTGGCAAAAGCCATCCAGAGTATCAAGGGAGTCTCTTCCAAATGGATCAACGAAAAATTTCCCGGACACGGCAGATTTGCCTGGCAGGAGGGTTACGGCGCATTCAGCGTGAGCGCTTCCCAAATTGAAAACACGATCCGATATATCAGGAACCAGAAGAAACATCACCGGAAACAGACCTTCGAAGAAGAATATGTTTTGTTTTTGAAAAAGAACGGCATGGAATACGACGAGCGCTTTGTATTTGCATAGAGCGGGCGTCGTCCCTACGGGACTTGGAACACTCTGGCAACTCTACCCAGCACTGGAAGTGCTGGGCTATAATGCGCCGTCCCTTCCGGGACTACAAACCATACCGGCCTCGCACGCGCTCAAGTGCGACTTCGAAGATGTCGCGAGCTTGCGGCGTGCCCAGCAGTTGAGCTCGACGGTGACAGGTGAAGTTGATGGGTGAGCGGAGGGAGAGCGCTGGACCGCGCGAGCCCGACGCGAGGGCGCAGCAGCCGCATTCTGACTGCGTAGCCCTTAGATGGAAGTCCAAGTCACCGGTTTGCTGAAAGCGCTCGAGTCCCCAGGGCATGGTCAGAACTTATATCAATGCGTTATGGATTTTCTACTGCGAAGATGAAAACCCCCACCCTCCGCGAAAAACGCGCGGAAGGGTGGGCCACCCGGCCGGCTTAAGCTGTGTGTAGAATCCTCTGAGGAACAGATTGTTCGACTGATTATGTTGAATGCAGACGACGATAAGACAATTAAATCGCTTAATTTACTCCGGCGGGTGGTAACTGAGTCAACCCGACCTGTTGTGTTCTGGATTGGTGCGGGCACAGGTTCATGGTTGGGCTATCCTTTGTGGAAGGAACTCGCTCGTCAACTAAAGCGCCATTTCACGAAGTATGTGACTGGTTTAAATCGGACTGCGTTGCAAGCAGAAATGGATTCCGGTGACTTTCCAGCGTTCTTTCAGATGTGCAAAGATCTTGATTCAAAGCAATACTATGATTTTCTGTCAAAGAGTTTTCCACCGATGAAAACTACAGTGGAGTACGCGCACTTCATTGACCTCGTTCAGCGGTTGGAGCCCTTCCATATTGTGACAACAAATGTGGACGAAGCATTGGAGAGTCGACTACGAAATGCAACAGTTCTCCAAACGACCAATTTGCCCCGTTCTATTGATCTCTTAAACTCTCGGGCAAGTTTTATTGCAAAATTGCACGGCTCATCCAGCGCGATTGAAGACGCGGTGTTTGCTAAGGGCGACTACGATGCGCTGCTTCAAATTAAGGGTTACTTATCATCGTTAAATCATTTATTTCTCACTTGCACAGTAATATTTCTCGGCTACAGTGTACGGGACACGTATGTTCTGAAACTTCTAGCGGATAACGTCGAAGACACGGCGTTTTTTGGAACCGGTCCACATTTTGTTACTACGACCACCGAGCGCCATGATTTGTCTAGCTTGCACCAAATCTCTTATGACTTAAGACGGCATCCTGATCATCGGGCCGCGATGACAGTCCTCGATTATGTTTGGCAAGCAAAGCTGATCGCCCAAACTGGTACACTCCCGATTGAGATATCCGATACTGTTCAGCAACCGGTTAGTTCTCCTAAGCCAAGCATCTACTACATCTCTGATTTCAAACCTCCGGGAACATGGCACGACTTTAGCGCTGCGAGCATTTTGTCACACGATACAGGCGCTACAGGGCACATAACGATTGGGTTGGGATTCACAAATGAAGAAATTCCATCAGCGGTGACTACCGCACCTCATGATTTGGTAGTAGGACTGATTTGCTTTGACTACGTCTATCTACCACTCATCGCAGCATCGGCATTATTTCAACTCGTGGGCGAAGAGCTTTTGAAACGAATATTGGAAGAGGACGTAGTTCGTTTTTTGCATACTGAGAATGAGATGTCAGCCATTTTTGCTGAGGGCGAGGTTCTAGGAGTCATTGACTTGATTCAACCTAAAAGCATGGACGGTCTTCAGCCGCAGTCCCCTTCGGAAGTTATCAGTCGCCATTTTTCACCGAAACCAGGTCAGGAAGAACCGGCAAACAAGATCCTGCAGGACATGGAGTCCAAGGTTATCATTTTCAAAGACAGCGTAAAGCTCGATATAGCTCCGTTTACCAGAAACTGTTTATTGATGCCTGGAATTTCTAGATTGTTGGGAATTGGGGAAGCCATTTTGCCATCTCAGGTGCCGATTTGGTTGAAATTCCCATATCTGCGGCTCGCGCACTTAGTTCATACAGGTGTATTGTGCGACAAACTGAACATGATCGCCACCAAGCTGCCTTTCGGTGGAGTACAACTAACCACAGCTGCATTCGGTATCAGAATAGCCCAAGAATGGAGTGATGAATACGCTAGCTATGCAGTCACCCGTAATTTTAATTCTGATCTCGGTACGTATGTACTCCAGCAGCCGCAAATAATCAGCAGCATATTGCAATTTCGTAGGTCATCAGAAGGAGAAGCACTTCGGAAAGAAGTCAAGGAACAGCTATTGAGCCATGAAGGAACAGAATTCGCTACGTCTGTGAACGCAGGCCTCAGACGGAATATCCCAATGACGGTGCTCCAAAGAGCTCACGATAAGCTAGCTATCTTGATGACGACCAGTGGACGAGCCGCCACCACTTCAGCGGTTTGGTCATCTCGTTTGTTGCTGGACGACACGACGTACCTCTGGCGTAAGAAGGCACTGCAGACGCTTCTTGACCTATGCAGAGAGAAGGGGATTACGCAAAACGATCCGTGTGTGTGTGGCTCCGGAGACAAGTTATATCAATGCTGCATGTTTCCTCTAAATCAATGAATACGCTCAGACATTTGCCGCTTGTCTACAAAAAGCCCCGCATCTCTGCAGGGCTCTGTATTTCTTTGTAGTTCCCAGCAGAGACGTAGCGAGCTACGTCTCTACGAAGCGGTGAAGCGGTTTGATGCGGTTTTTTAGAACCCGCCCATGCCGCCGTGTCCACCCGGCATTGGAGCTTCCTTCTTCTCTCTCGAACGTTGTTGACGTTTCATTCTGGCGGCCACTCATAGGGGAACATTTTTCCCGCGTCCTCGGGGCTGAGTTTGACTCCCAAGATCTGGGCGGCGTGCGCCAGGACGGGGTCGTGGCCGCTGGCCAGGTCCGCTGCCGTGGGCAACGAAATCTCGTCCGGCGTTACTCCAGTGTGCTCCAGGCTTTTGCCGTCGCTCATAATCAGGTCGGCCCTGGTGATGGATGCGCCGAAGGGAATCACGGTGTCCACACCCATGGTGTAGCTGTAGTGCCTGGCCTCCATCACGCTGCCCGAGCTCTGGTCACCGAGCACGGTTCCGCGCTTTTCAAGCTGAATCACCCGCGCAAACAGCTCCGCCGCCGAGGCTGACCTGCTATCCAGCAGCACCACCAGTTTGCCCTGAAAGGGATTGTGCCCGCCCTTGGTGATGACTGCTTCTTGCTTCGTCTCTCGTCCCACGCGATTGCCAATCTTCACGTCGTTTTCAAACATCCCTCCCAGCAGATACTTAAGCGTCTCCTCGCTGCCTCCGGGATTGCTTCGCAAGTCCAGGACCAGAGCTTTATGTTTGCGCGCCCTTCCCAGCATTCCCTCGATCTCAGACGGAGCGAAGTCGAACTCAGGCAACTTCAGGATCATCAACTCATCGCCCACCTCTACGTAGCGCGCGCGCATGAAGTGCTCCTTGTTCTCCCCCTCGCGAATCACGTCCCAGATGCCTTCTCCCGTCAGGTCTTTTATGCGCTGGCCCGCCTTCATGTTTGCCATCACATCCACTTGGCGCTCGCTGCCCGTGGGGTCGCGCAGCACCACCCGCAATCCGGGTTGCGGCCTCAGGATGTTGAATACGTATTCGATCTTCCTAAGGTTGACGCGGTCGGGCGGATAGCTGTTGATGCTCACCACCTCGTCCCCGGGCTTCACTCCTTTTGCCTCCGCATCGCTCTTAGGCTTGACCTGCGTCACGTAACAGCGTTCCCCGACAACTTGAATTTTCCATTCATAACTGTGGTGGTACGCGTGCGCAGGAGGAAGAAAAAAGGTGTGGGAGTCCTGCAGCGTGTCCAGCGCGGCCGCGACGTGCGACAACGCCATATTCATCGTCTCGGCGTTCTGGATCCTTTGCTTGTACTCGCGCAACATCGCCTCCAGGTCAACACCGTGGAATGTGGGATCGTAGTAGTGCTTGCGGAGGTCGCTGCCGATATCATCGAGCATTTGCTGCGCCCGCCCGCGATCCATGCTCGATATCTTCTCCTCCTGCTGCTTGGACCCCGCCCCACCTGCCGTGGTGGCAACTCCGAAAAGCACAACCAATACCAAGATAGAGCTGCAGAAAATTAGCTTTCTCATAAAATGCCTCATCACCCTTGGTCAGAATTCCTATATTGAAACACTCAAAGAAAGAAAAGACAATCTACCACGGAGGCACAGAAAGACAGAGAAAACACAGGCAATGTTTCCTCCGCGTCTCCGCGCCTCCGCGGTGAAGATAAAAACAAAAAGCCCCGCATTTCTGCAGGGCTTTTGTATTTCTTCGTAGTTTTCGGCAGAGACGTAGCATGCTACGTCTCTACGAAGCGGTTTCTTAGAAACCGCCCATCCCGCCGTGTCCACCCGGCATTGGAGCTTCCTTCTTGTCATCCGGAATCTCCGAAACCAACGCTTCGGTGGTGAGCATCAGCGCCGCGATGGAGCCGGCGTTTTGCAGAGCGGTGCGCGTGACCTTCGTCGGATCAATGACGCCCGCCTTCACCAGGTGTTCGAACTCACCGGTCTGGGCGTTGTATCCGTAGTCAGGGTCTTTGTGCTCGCGGATCTTGCCGACCACAATTGCGCCTTCTTCGCCCGCGTTGGCCACGATCTGGCGCAGGGGCTCTTCCAGCGCGCGCTTTACGATGTTGGCGCCGATCAGCTCATCGCCTTCCAGCTTGAGCTTATCGATCGCCGGGATGCAGCGCACCAAGGCCACGCCGCCGCCGGGGACAATGCCTTCCTCGACTGCTGCGCGGGTTGCGTGCATTGCGTCTTCCACGCGAGCTTTCTTCTCTTTCATTTCGGTCTCGGTGGCTGCGCCGACTTTGATCACGGCAACGCCGCCGACCAGCTTGGCCAACCGCTCTTGCAACTTCTCGCGGTCGTAGTCGCTGGTGGTGTTTTCCACTTGGCTGCGGATCTCTTTTACGCGGCCTTCGATCTCGACCGGCTTGCCTTTGCCTTCCACGATGGTGGTGTTGTCTTTATCCACCGTGATTTTCTTGGCGCGGCCAAGGTCCTGCAACTGAATGTTCTCGAGCTTGAGGCCCAGGTCTTCCGTGATGGCCTTGCCGCCGGTCAGGATGGCGATATCCTGCAGCATGGCCTTGCGGCGGTCGCCGAAGCCAGGGGCCTTTACGCCCACAGCCTGCAGCGTGCCACGCAGTTTGTTGACCACCAGAGTAGCCAGCGCTTCGCCTTCAACATCTTCGGCGACGATCAGCAGCGGCTTGCCGCTCTTGGCAATCTGCTCCAGGATGGGCAGCAGGTCTTTCATGGATGAGATTTTCTTTTCGTAGATAAGGATATAAGCGTCTTCAAGCACCGCTTCCATGCGCTCAGGATCGGTGACGAAGTAGGGAGAGAGGTATCCGCGGTCGAACTGCATGCCCTCAACCACGTCGAGCTGGGTTTCCATGGTCTTGGATTCTTCCACGGTGATCACGCCATCTTTGCCGACCTTCTTCATGGCCTCGGCGATGATCTTGCCGATGGTCTCATCGTTGTTGGCCGAGATGGTGCCCACCTGGGCGATCATCTCGCCGGTGACGGGCTTGCTGAGGTCATCGAGCAGTCCCTTTTTGCGCTCGCCGTGCTTGTCGATCGTGCCGCAAACCGCGGCTACGGCCTTTTCGATGCCGCGCTTCATCGCCATCGGATTGGCTCCGGCGGCAACCGTCTTCACGCCTTCGCGATAGATGGCCTGCGCCAGCACGGTGGCGGTGGTGGTGCCGTCGCCGGCTACGTCCGAGGTCTTGCTGGCGACTTCACGCACCATCTGCGCGCCCATGTTTTCCTGGGTGTCTTTCAGTTCAATTTCTTTAGCTACGGTTACGCCGTCCTTGGTGATGGTGGGCGAACCGAACTTCTTTTCAATAACGACGTTGCGGCCCTTGGGACCGAGCGTCACTTTCACGGCGTCCGCCAGAATGTTGACGCCGCGGAGGATCGCCTGTCGCGACTCCTCGCCATGTACAATTTGCTTTGCCATATCTATATCTCCTTAAATTTTTTGCGACTTCTATCGGGCCCTATCGCCCGGAATTCTCTTTGCTTCTGCTTTGGCTTCTGGCTCCTGATTTAGCTTCTAGCTCCTAGCCACTGGCTGTTTTTGATCCTTCAGATCTGAGGCTTACTGTTGCCCCACATGTTTTGAAGAATCACAGCTAATCTTTTGGGTCGAGCTAGCAGCCATTAGCTTCCTAAATCAAAAACAGCTAGAAGCTAGCAGCTAGTAGCTGCGCGTCAGCGCGCAAGCGCTAGCGCCGCGATCCCGCAGTTTCTTTTTCTTTATGAGCTTTGCCGGAGTGAGCGCCTTGCAGGATGCCGAGGATCTCCTCTTCCCGCATGATGATGTACTCTTCACCGTCAATCTTGATCTCGGTGCCCGAGTACTTGCCGAACAGGACCCGGTCGCCCTCTTTTACGTCGAGAGGGAACACCCGGCCTTCTTCGTTGCTCTTGCCCTTGCCAACGGCAATGACTTCGCCCTCCTGCGGCTTTTCTTTGGCCGAGTCGGGGATAATGATGCCGCCACGAACCGTTTCTTGGTCTTCGATCCGCCGAATTACGACGCGATCATGTAGTGGTGTAAGCTTACTTGCCATGTTTTTTCTCCTTTCAAACTCTTGATTAAAAAATATAAACTCGTTGAATTGATTGACCTTACGCAGACTTGTTAGCAGTCAGTACTACTGAGTGCTAATTGTAGCCTGAATGAATTTCGTCTGTCAAATAGTTGAGTGTAAGTCACTCAAGGTGAAGCACTCAGCAATCAGTACTCAGCGTTCAGCTAAATCGGCTTCCACTTCTTTGAAGACTGGCCTTTGGGATCAGCGTTGATCCGCGTTCATCCGCGGCAGAAGTTCTTAGTTTTTCTCTGCGGTGGAAAAAGTGATATCACTTTGCTAATTCCTCAGGAATTGCAGGTATCATTCTTCCAGGCATTCAAGAATGCTTGGTTGGCTTCAGGTCTTTGAAAAACTTACTGCCCTGCTGGGATGAAGATGAACATCAGCGACAGCTTGAAACTGCGAGCTTAAAGTTTACCGATCAGTATCTATCCAGCAACCGCGGACTATTTATCCTCATTACTTCTCCCCCTCTCATATATACCTGAATTGGAATGACTTAACTCGACTGAGACTACTTCAAGTAATGGGGGGAGGGGGGACTACTTATCCGTGACAATCACATGTTACTAGAAAGATAATAGGCCAGAAAAAGCAACCGCAAAACCCCCAACTCTAGGCTAGCTTGAACTGCGCTTGCTTTTCTAATCCGCGCGATCGGCGAAATCCGCGGTGTGCTTTTCCTGAGGACTGAGGACTGACAACTGAGGACTATTTGAGGAATGTGTTTAGCGGTACAATGAGCTCATGAGATCCGCCATCCTGCTGCTCCTTTCGGCATTGCTGGCTGTGCCTGCGTTCGCAGGCGAAAAAGTTTATTCGACCCTGAAGTTTGTGATCCTGAAAGATGGCAATGGCAAGCCGGTGCGCAACGCCTCGGTGATCTTGCATCCGGTGGATAAGAACGGCCACCAGAATAAAGGCGGCATCGAGTTGAAGACCGATCAGGATGGCAAGACCAATATGGATGGCGTCCCGTACGGCAAGCTGCGCGTGCAGGTGATTGCGCCCGGCTTCCGCACCTACGGCGAAGATTTCGAGATCAACCAGCCCGAGCAGGAAATCACCATCAAGCTGCAAAAACCCTCAGACCAATACTCAATCTACAAATAAAGTACTCGGTACCCAGAAAAAGCCTGCCGCGAATTTCACCGATCACGCGGATTGAAGAGAGAGCAACGGTTCCCGTGAGGTTTTTTAATCGCGTTGATCTGCGCAAAATCTGCGGCGAAAAGTTTTTGTGCTTTTCTCTGTGTCTCGGTGGTGAAATCAATTCCTACGGAGCGCCCATGATCATCGCCCGACGCATGGGGCGCAGGTAGATCCTCACAGAATTCTGTGCAGTATTATTGCTGAGGTCTGGGTCAGCGGTAGTCGAGGAGATGACCGAAGCCGTGGTCTTCAGGTCATGCGTAAGCGGAGCCAGGATCGTCACATGAAAGCTGGCTTGCGCAGAGGTGGCCAGCGCCGAGCTGGTGCACACTACGGGACCTGATCCGGTGCAGGCGGCGTCCATGGCGGTGATGCGTACCTTTATTGGGAAAGTCAGTGTCAGTGTTGCGACCGTGGTGGTAGGACCGTTGTTGGTCACGGTTGCGGTGTAAGTCAGCGGCGCGCCGACTGCCACATATCGCGTAGAAGGCGAGCGAGTGAGTGTGGCGGCAAGATCTGCGCTGGGGAGCACGTGCAATATTAGCTGCTGACTATTGTGTGTAAGCGTGCCCGGGTCGGAGCCGGTGGCGATGAGATTAAAGGTGTAGTCGCCGTTGCTATTGCTGCTGGCGTTGATGCTGAACGCGGCTCCGCCGCCGGTGGGCGCCACAGGTGACGCTGCCGGACACGTAGGCGGAGCGCCGATGCCGCAGCTCACCGTGACCTGATAGTTGTATCCGTTTTGCGCGGTCAGTGTGCCGTTAAAGCTCGCGGTCTGGTTCGTCGTGACCGTCTGCACAGGATTGGACACCGAGACTGCAAAATCGGCGACGTGTAACGTGACTTGCTGTTGATGCACGATCGCTCGCGAGTCAGAACCAGTGGCCACGAGGTTAAACGTGAAGTCGCCTCCCGCGGGATTGCTGGCGGTGACGCTGAAAGCTGCTCCGCCCGGGGTAGGCGTAACCGTTGTTGGAACGCAGGTGGCCGGTGCGCCACTGCCGCAGGTCACAGTGACCGCGCTGCTGTACCCGTTGAACGCGGTCAGCGTGCCCGTGAAGGTTGCGGTCTGATTGGCCAGCACCGTTTGCACAGGATTGGAAACCGAAACCGTGAAGTTGGCGGCGTCAACTACCAGCAGCGTTACGCTCTGCGCGGGCGCGGTCAGAGTAATCGTGCTGGAAGAAAAGGCGACATCGCTCAGGTGGTTGATCACGTTGGCGCTGGTGAGCTGCCAGACGTGAGCGACGCCGCTGGCTTGGAAATGCGCGAGATTAACATTCACCTGCGGGCTGACACCTGAATCTTTGTTGACCAGCATGACCGTAAGCGCGCCATCGGAAGTGCGCAGGGCAGAGAAGGCGGAAAGATGGTCGGGGTTGGGCACCGTGGTTGACACGCTGGTATCGCCGAAGGTGGATTTGTTGCCATCGTAGTTGCGGTACATCTTCATGGCTTTGTACGTGGGGGTGGAAGCGGCGGGAGTGGTCCAGCGCGCACCGATGTCAAGGCCCTCGCGCCCGAAGATGCCGTAGATGTCGGCCTGTGTAGTCGCGCCGTTGATGTTGGGTTCATCGCCCCAGTTGTATTCCGTGATGGCAGTCTTGAGTCCAGGATAGTGCTGCGCAACCCAAGTTTTCAGGCGCGGAATAAGCATAACTTTCCCGCCATCGATGCCGGTCGAGGGAATCCAACTCTGGTCAACATAGTTTGGGTCCCACAGCGACCGGGTAGATTGATTACGCAGAGTCTGCTTCGCCGGTGAATCGTCATTACCGTATTCGCCGCCTTGGGGATAGTAGTGGACGCTGAATACATCAAGCAAGCGCTTGCCGTTGGCTATCTCATATTGATGGAACTGGTCGAGTAGCCAGGGAAGATAGTACTCATTGTTATGCGCCACCTTGTCCGGAGTGCTGTAGTTGCCCTGGCCAAAGAGTTGCTGGTCTTTGCCACTGAAGAAGTAACCGTCCCATCCCCACTCCTCCGGACCAACCACAATCGCGTTCGCATCGACCGACTTAACCGCTAAAGAGTAGTCGCGCATCTTCTGGTATAGCTCATCCATGCCGGGGCCCATGGGATGAACGTCGCGGTGCGTGCCCTGCCATATGCTGTGCTCGTTGTCGAGGATGTAGTATTGCAATCCACCTGGGGCCGCACCCCATTTGTTCACGATGTGCTGCACCCAGGCCTGCTGAATACTTGTGCTGTTGGGCACATTGGCATCATTGGGATCGGCGCCTGGTATCGGACTTCCATTCGTATACAGCCCGTTGCCGCAATTGGAGTCGTATATATCGAATGACTGCTGCGAAGGGAACTTGGTTCTGGGATAACTGCACGGAAAGGGATGGTTCGGGCCCGCCTTGGCGATCCAATCAATGATAGGGATGGTCATCATGGGTTGGGCGCCGTTGTTTTTGGAGTCGGAGATGAAGTTATCGGCATCCAGGCCGGGAGCGCCGCTGCCAATGCTTTCGTAATAATAATCGGAGGCTGTGTTGTGACTGTTAGTCTGCCAGTTGTAGCGCGTGGTGGAATTGCCTCCCCAACGGTTTGCGGGAGCATTTAAATCGTTCAGTTGCGTCGTGCTGCCAAA
This genomic window from Terriglobales bacterium contains:
- the tnpA gene encoding IS200/IS605 family transposase, which codes for MAHSFVNNNLHCVFSTKERQNLIRPEFEQRLWKLVVSVAAERGMRVPAIGGIENHIHILLSVPAVLPLAKAIQSIKGVSSKWINEKFPGHGRFAWQEGYGAFSVSASQIENTIRYIRNQKKHHRKQTFEEEYVLFLKKNGMEYDERFVFA
- a CDS encoding SIR2 family protein — translated: MLNADDDKTIKSLNLLRRVVTESTRPVVFWIGAGTGSWLGYPLWKELARQLKRHFTKYVTGLNRTALQAEMDSGDFPAFFQMCKDLDSKQYYDFLSKSFPPMKTTVEYAHFIDLVQRLEPFHIVTTNVDEALESRLRNATVLQTTNLPRSIDLLNSRASFIAKLHGSSSAIEDAVFAKGDYDALLQIKGYLSSLNHLFLTCTVIFLGYSVRDTYVLKLLADNVEDTAFFGTGPHFVTTTTERHDLSSLHQISYDLRRHPDHRAAMTVLDYVWQAKLIAQTGTLPIEISDTVQQPVSSPKPSIYYISDFKPPGTWHDFSAASILSHDTGATGHITIGLGFTNEEIPSAVTTAPHDLVVGLICFDYVYLPLIAASALFQLVGEELLKRILEEDVVRFLHTENEMSAIFAEGEVLGVIDLIQPKSMDGLQPQSPSEVISRHFSPKPGQEEPANKILQDMESKVIIFKDSVKLDIAPFTRNCLLMPGISRLLGIGEAILPSQVPIWLKFPYLRLAHLVHTGVLCDKLNMIATKLPFGGVQLTTAAFGIRIAQEWSDEYASYAVTRNFNSDLGTYVLQQPQIISSILQFRRSSEGEALRKEVKEQLLSHEGTEFATSVNAGLRRNIPMTVLQRAHDKLAILMTTSGRAATTSAVWSSRLLLDDTTYLWRKKALQTLLDLCREKGITQNDPCVCGSGDKLYQCCMFPLNQ
- a CDS encoding S41 family peptidase, whose translation is MRKLIFCSSILVLVVLFGVATTAGGAGSKQQEEKISSMDRGRAQQMLDDIGSDLRKHYYDPTFHGVDLEAMLREYKQRIQNAETMNMALSHVAAALDTLQDSHTFFLPPAHAYHHSYEWKIQVVGERCYVTQVKPKSDAEAKGVKPGDEVVSINSYPPDRVNLRKIEYVFNILRPQPGLRVVLRDPTGSERQVDVMANMKAGQRIKDLTGEGIWDVIREGENKEHFMRARYVEVGDELMILKLPEFDFAPSEIEGMLGRARKHKALVLDLRSNPGGSEETLKYLLGGMFENDVKIGNRVGRETKQEAVITKGGHNPFQGKLVVLLDSRSASAAELFARVIQLEKRGTVLGDQSSGSVMEARHYSYTMGVDTVIPFGASITRADLIMSDGKSLEHTGVTPDEISLPTAADLASGHDPVLAHAAQILGVKLSPEDAGKMFPYEWPPE
- the groL gene encoding chaperonin GroEL (60 kDa chaperone family; promotes refolding of misfolded polypeptides especially under stressful conditions; forms two stacked rings of heptamers to form a barrel-shaped 14mer; ends can be capped by GroES; misfolded proteins enter the barrel where they are refolded when GroES binds), which encodes MAKQIVHGEESRQAILRGVNILADAVKVTLGPKGRNVVIEKKFGSPTITKDGVTVAKEIELKDTQENMGAQMVREVASKTSDVAGDGTTTATVLAQAIYREGVKTVAAGANPMAMKRGIEKAVAAVCGTIDKHGERKKGLLDDLSKPVTGEMIAQVGTISANNDETIGKIIAEAMKKVGKDGVITVEESKTMETQLDVVEGMQFDRGYLSPYFVTDPERMEAVLEDAYILIYEKKISSMKDLLPILEQIAKSGKPLLIVAEDVEGEALATLVVNKLRGTLQAVGVKAPGFGDRRKAMLQDIAILTGGKAITEDLGLKLENIQLQDLGRAKKITVDKDNTTIVEGKGKPVEIEGRVKEIRSQVENTTSDYDREKLQERLAKLVGGVAVIKVGAATETEMKEKKARVEDAMHATRAAVEEGIVPGGGVALVRCIPAIDKLKLEGDELIGANIVKRALEEPLRQIVANAGEEGAIVVGKIREHKDPDYGYNAQTGEFEHLVKAGVIDPTKVTRTALQNAGSIAALMLTTEALVSEIPDDKKEAPMPGGHGGMGGF
- the groES gene encoding co-chaperone GroES, producing MASKLTPLHDRVVIRRIEDQETVRGGIIIPDSAKEKPQEGEVIAVGKGKSNEEGRVFPLDVKEGDRVLFGKYSGTEIKIDGEEYIIMREEEILGILQGAHSGKAHKEKETAGSRR
- a CDS encoding carboxypeptidase-like regulatory domain-containing protein, whose protein sequence is MRSAILLLLSALLAVPAFAGEKVYSTLKFVILKDGNGKPVRNASVILHPVDKNGHQNKGGIELKTDQDGKTNMDGVPYGKLRVQVIAPGFRTYGEDFEINQPEQEITIKLQKPSDQYSIYK
- a CDS encoding glycoside hydrolase family 44 protein; this encodes MRKFVLKNLAIAARPLLLLACCAVLLSALPAAAQVTVSVDATASQHPINPLIYGVAFGSTTQLNDLNAPANRWGGNSTTRYNWQTNSHNTASDYYYESIGSGAPGLDADNFISDSKNNGAQPMMTIPIIDWIAKAGPNHPFPCSYPRTKFPSQQSFDIYDSNCGNGLYTNGSPIPGADPNDANVPNSTSIQQAWVQHIVNKWGAAPGGLQYYILDNEHSIWQGTHRDVHPMGPGMDELYQKMRDYSLAVKSVDANAIVVGPEEWGWDGYFFSGKDQQLFGQGNYSTPDKVAHNNEYYLPWLLDQFHQYEIANGKRLLDVFSVHYYPQGGEYGNDDSPAKQTLRNQSTRSLWDPNYVDQSWIPSTGIDGGKVMLIPRLKTWVAQHYPGLKTAITEYNWGDEPNINGATTQADIYGIFGREGLDIGARWTTPAASTPTYKAMKMYRNYDGNKSTFGDTSVSTTVPNPDHLSAFSALRTSDGALTVMLVNKDSGVSPQVNVNLAHFQASGVAHVWQLTSANVINHLSDVAFSSSTITLTAPAQSVTLLVVDAANFTVSVSNPVQTVLANQTATFTGTLTAFNGYSSAVTVTCGSGAPATCVPTTVTPTPGGAAFSVTASNPAGGDFTFNLVATGSDSRAIVHQQQVTLHVADFAVSVSNPVQTVTTNQTASFNGTLTAQNGYNYQVTVSCGIGAPPTCPAASPVAPTGGGAAFSINASSNSNGDYTFNLIATGSDPGTLTHNSQQLILHVLPSADLAATLTRSPSTRYVAVGAPLTYTATVTNNGPTTTVATLTLTFPIKVRITAMDAACTGSGPVVCTSSALATSAQASFHVTILAPLTHDLKTTASVISSTTADPDLSNNTAQNSVRIYLRPMRRAMIMGAP